From Dromaius novaehollandiae isolate bDroNov1 chromosome 15, bDroNov1.hap1, whole genome shotgun sequence, a single genomic window includes:
- the CLTB gene encoding clathrin light chain B isoform X1: MADDFGFFSSSEGAAAEEDPAAAFLAQQESEIAGIENDEGFGPTDGEAAPASAPPEPAGFQNGGATINGDVFQESNGPTDAYAAIAKADRLTQEPESIRKWREEQKKRLEELDAASKVTEQEWREKAKKDLEEWNLRQNEQMEKNRANNRIADKAFYQQPDADVIGYVASEEAFLKESKEEAPGSEWEKVAQLCDFNPKSSKQSKDVSRMRSVLISLKQTPLSR, translated from the exons ggcgccgccgccgaggaggACCCGGCCGCCGCCTTCTTGGCCCAGCAGGAGAGCGAGATCGCGGGCATCGAGAACGACGAGGGCTTCGGGCCGACCGACGGCGAGGCGGCCCCAGCCTCGGCCCCGCCGGAACCGG cTGGTTTCCAGAACGGAGGAGCCACTATCAATGGAGACGTCTTTCAG GAGTCCAACGGCCCCACGGATGCTTACGCAGCCATAGCCAAGGCTGACCGGCTGACCCAGGAGCCTGAGAGCATCCGCAAGTGGAGGGAGGAACAGAAGAagcggctggaggagctgg ATGCGGCATCGAAGGTGACTGAGCAGGAATGGCGCGAGAAGGCCAAGAAGGACCTGGAGGAGTGGAACCTGCGTCAGAACGAGCAGATGGAGAAAAACCGTGCGAACAACAG GATCGCTGACAAAGCCTTTTACCAGCAGCCGGACGCCGATGTGATTGGCTATGT GGCCTCGGAGGAAGCATTCCTGAAGGAGTCCAAGGAGGAAGCCCCAGGCTCTGAGTGGGAGAAGGTGGCCCAGCTCTGTGATTTCAACCCCAAGAGCAGCAAGCAGAGCAAGGATGTCTCGCGGATGCGCTCAGTGCTCATCTCCCTCAAACAGACGCCCCTGTCCCGCTAG
- the CLTB gene encoding clathrin light chain B isoform X2, whose amino-acid sequence MADDFGFFSSSEGAAAEEDPAAAFLAQQESEIAGIENDEGFGPTDGEAAPASAPPEPAGFQNGGATINGDVFQESNGPTDAYAAIAKADRLTQEPESIRKWREEQKKRLEELDAASKVTEQEWREKAKKDLEEWNLRQNEQMEKNRANNRASEEAFLKESKEEAPGSEWEKVAQLCDFNPKSSKQSKDVSRMRSVLISLKQTPLSR is encoded by the exons ggcgccgccgccgaggaggACCCGGCCGCCGCCTTCTTGGCCCAGCAGGAGAGCGAGATCGCGGGCATCGAGAACGACGAGGGCTTCGGGCCGACCGACGGCGAGGCGGCCCCAGCCTCGGCCCCGCCGGAACCGG cTGGTTTCCAGAACGGAGGAGCCACTATCAATGGAGACGTCTTTCAG GAGTCCAACGGCCCCACGGATGCTTACGCAGCCATAGCCAAGGCTGACCGGCTGACCCAGGAGCCTGAGAGCATCCGCAAGTGGAGGGAGGAACAGAAGAagcggctggaggagctgg ATGCGGCATCGAAGGTGACTGAGCAGGAATGGCGCGAGAAGGCCAAGAAGGACCTGGAGGAGTGGAACCTGCGTCAGAACGAGCAGATGGAGAAAAACCGTGCGAACAACAG GGCCTCGGAGGAAGCATTCCTGAAGGAGTCCAAGGAGGAAGCCCCAGGCTCTGAGTGGGAGAAGGTGGCCCAGCTCTGTGATTTCAACCCCAAGAGCAGCAAGCAGAGCAAGGATGTCTCGCGGATGCGCTCAGTGCTCATCTCCCTCAAACAGACGCCCCTGTCCCGCTAG